One window of the Natrinema sp. CBA1119 genome contains the following:
- a CDS encoding TrkH family potassium uptake protein yields MRGRIHVDVRSSLSLLGTVLKYLSLSLLVPTAVALFYRESPLPFLVALVVAVAVGTGLERLEPDPDLEHREAFLLVALTWLVLPLVGMIPYLVAGTGTIAHPVNALFESMSGFTTTGATVMGEISVETHSRSIMLWRQLTQWLGGMGIIVLMVAILSELSVGGTQLIREESPGLQVEKLTPRIRQTARALWLIYAWFTLAAVAVYYGLHLAGLAPNMTFYNAVSHALTSLPTGGFSPEGRSVEAFEPIVQWAVMVFMIVAGANFALYWYAWRGHPERLTSNAEFRSYILSMGVVGGLLSLLLFLGVGLETVPESVAAIPGSLERSLRHGLFQTLAIVTTTGYASMDFNTWSESTQVILLFAMFLGGSAGSAAGSIKIVRWYVVQKSIRRELFTLVHPQAIRPVRMGGTGEVIDEETIHGIFVFIALFLTLFVVSTVLLFLDAYRTPGLSLSALEATSATIATLGNIGPGVGVVGPMNSYEPFSGAAKLYMSFLMWIGRLEILSVLVILTPAYWRS; encoded by the coding sequence ATGAGAGGAAGGATTCACGTTGACGTCCGATCTAGTTTGAGTCTCCTCGGCACGGTGCTGAAGTATCTCTCGCTTTCCCTGCTGGTTCCGACGGCCGTCGCACTGTTCTACCGGGAGAGTCCGCTTCCGTTTCTCGTCGCGCTCGTCGTCGCCGTCGCCGTCGGGACGGGTCTCGAGCGCCTCGAGCCCGACCCGGACCTCGAGCACCGCGAAGCGTTCTTGCTCGTCGCACTGACGTGGTTAGTGCTCCCGCTCGTCGGGATGATCCCGTATCTCGTCGCCGGGACAGGGACGATCGCACATCCCGTCAACGCGCTGTTCGAGAGCATGAGCGGGTTCACGACGACCGGCGCGACGGTCATGGGCGAGATTTCCGTCGAGACCCACTCGCGGTCGATCATGCTGTGGCGACAGCTCACCCAGTGGCTCGGCGGGATGGGAATCATCGTGCTCATGGTCGCGATCCTCTCTGAGCTCTCCGTCGGTGGCACACAGCTCATTCGGGAGGAATCACCGGGGCTACAGGTCGAGAAGCTAACGCCGCGAATCAGGCAAACGGCGCGGGCGCTCTGGCTGATCTACGCCTGGTTCACGCTCGCAGCGGTGGCCGTCTACTACGGGCTTCATCTCGCCGGGCTAGCCCCGAACATGACGTTTTACAACGCCGTCTCCCACGCGCTCACGTCGCTGCCGACCGGCGGGTTCTCGCCGGAGGGGCGCAGCGTCGAGGCGTTCGAACCGATCGTCCAGTGGGCGGTCATGGTCTTCATGATCGTCGCCGGGGCGAACTTCGCGCTCTACTGGTACGCCTGGCGCGGCCACCCCGAACGCCTGACGAGCAACGCCGAGTTCCGATCGTATATTCTGTCGATGGGTGTCGTCGGCGGTCTCCTCTCCCTGCTCCTCTTCCTCGGGGTCGGCCTCGAGACGGTGCCGGAGAGCGTCGCCGCGATTCCGGGGAGTCTCGAGCGCTCGCTGCGCCACGGCCTCTTCCAGACGCTCGCGATCGTGACGACAACGGGCTACGCCAGTATGGACTTCAACACGTGGAGCGAGTCGACGCAGGTGATTCTCCTGTTCGCGATGTTCCTCGGCGGCTCGGCGGGATCCGCGGCCGGCTCGATCAAGATCGTCCGCTGGTACGTCGTCCAGAAATCGATCCGACGCGAACTCTTCACACTCGTCCATCCGCAGGCGATCCGCCCGGTTCGAATGGGCGGTACCGGTGAGGTCATCGACGAGGAGACCATTCACGGCATCTTCGTCTTCATCGCGCTCTTTCTGACGCTGTTCGTCGTCTCCACCGTCTTGCTCTTCCTCGACGCCTATCGAACGCCGGGTCTCTCGCTGTCGGCGCTCGAGGCCACGAGCGCGACGATCGCGACGCTCGGGAACATCGGTCCGGGCGTCGGCGTCGTCGGACCGATGAACAGCTACGAGCCCTTCTCGGGGGCTGCAAAGCTGTACATGAGCTTCCTCATGTGGATCGGCCGACTCGAGATCCTCTCCGTGCTGGTAATCCTGACGCCGGCGTACTGGCGCTCCTGA
- a CDS encoding amidase → MVNNSISEAIEAAATTYGLSLSEAEREGYTAEAEATAALLGDLEPTTTRSGPAANVGEDDDEYNAFLYRCELSGAESGPLAGTEIAVKDNIAVAGVPMTCGSDALAFEPEYHAAVTERLLDAGADLVGTTNMDEFAYFTTSETCAHGPVENPSAEGVPGGSSSGSGAAVAAGLVDAALGTDTGGSVRIPASFCGVVGFKPTFRTVPRFGFADLATSLDHIGPLAPDVETAATVLEAINGPDRRDPSTAGMREPTPTDGLDRDIDGLTVGLVTEAQDGADGDVAAAVDRAADRLAAAGATVEPASLPDFETQSLVNAAVTATEFTTLVAQAGQDYGVGTGYSEPWREAVASMDADELGENVRARLVLGRALTAVDNDEGYVAAQNVRREFEGVVDDRLTDCDALALPTTPMSAPDYGEISEDADLLRTIANTGPFNLTGHPALSVPVATERGDGDPVGCQLVTDWYDEATAVALGRALEAAE, encoded by the coding sequence ATGGTAAATAATAGCATTTCCGAGGCGATCGAGGCGGCGGCGACGACCTACGGACTCTCCCTCTCCGAGGCCGAGCGAGAGGGCTACACGGCCGAAGCGGAGGCGACCGCCGCCCTGCTCGGTGACCTCGAGCCGACGACGACCCGGTCCGGTCCCGCGGCGAACGTCGGGGAAGACGACGACGAGTACAACGCCTTCCTGTATCGGTGCGAGCTGTCCGGCGCCGAGTCGGGCCCGCTCGCGGGGACCGAAATCGCGGTCAAGGACAACATCGCCGTCGCGGGCGTCCCGATGACCTGCGGCTCGGACGCGCTCGCCTTCGAGCCCGAGTACCACGCGGCCGTCACCGAGCGGTTGCTCGACGCGGGCGCGGACCTCGTCGGGACGACGAACATGGACGAGTTCGCCTACTTCACCACGAGCGAGACCTGCGCGCACGGGCCCGTCGAGAACCCGAGTGCCGAGGGCGTGCCGGGCGGCTCCTCGAGCGGGAGCGGGGCGGCCGTCGCCGCCGGGCTGGTCGACGCGGCGCTGGGCACCGACACCGGCGGCTCGGTTCGCATCCCCGCCTCCTTCTGTGGCGTTGTCGGGTTCAAACCGACGTTCCGGACCGTGCCGCGGTTCGGCTTCGCGGACCTGGCGACCTCACTCGACCATATCGGCCCGCTCGCGCCCGACGTGGAGACGGCGGCCACCGTCCTCGAGGCGATCAACGGTCCCGACCGCCGCGATCCGTCGACGGCCGGGATGCGCGAACCGACCCCGACCGACGGGCTGGATCGCGACATCGACGGACTGACGGTCGGCCTCGTGACCGAGGCACAGGACGGCGCCGACGGCGATGTCGCTGCGGCCGTCGATCGAGCGGCCGACCGACTGGCGGCGGCGGGCGCGACCGTCGAACCGGCGTCGCTCCCCGATTTCGAGACCCAGTCGCTGGTCAACGCCGCCGTCACCGCCACGGAGTTCACGACGCTGGTCGCGCAGGCGGGGCAGGACTACGGCGTCGGAACCGGCTACAGCGAGCCCTGGCGCGAGGCGGTGGCGTCGATGGACGCGGACGAACTGGGCGAGAACGTGCGCGCTCGACTCGTCCTCGGGCGGGCGCTAACCGCGGTCGACAACGATGAGGGGTACGTGGCTGCGCAGAACGTTCGCCGGGAGTTCGAGGGCGTCGTCGACGACCGACTCACGGACTGCGACGCGCTGGCGTTGCCGACGACGCCGATGAGCGCGCCCGATTACGGCGAGATCAGCGAGGACGCGGACCTCCTGCGAACGATCGCCAACACCGGTCCGTTCAACCTCACCGGCCATCCGGCGCTCTCGGTTCCGGTCGCGACGGAGAGAGGGGACGGTGATCCGGTCGGCTGTCAGCTCGTGACCGACTGGTACGACGAGGCGACGGCCGTCGCACTCGGTCGGGCGCTCGAGGCCGCCGAGTGA
- a CDS encoding type 1 glutamine amidotransferase domain-containing protein yields MSESDSQPLEETTVGIFLAPEGTEEVEFIEPKETVTDAGATVDVLGSETGEAQTVNGDLEWSDSYEVEKSFEEVSADDYDALIVPGGTVGADTLRTDEDGVELLQQHVEAGKPTGVICHGPWTLVEADVVDDKTLTSYHSLQTDIRNAGGEWVDEEVVTDDGLVTSRNPDDLEAFCGTIVDEFASAQH; encoded by the coding sequence GTGAGCGAATCCGATAGCCAGCCGCTCGAGGAGACGACCGTCGGAATCTTCCTCGCACCGGAAGGCACCGAAGAGGTCGAGTTCATCGAACCGAAGGAGACGGTCACCGACGCCGGAGCCACCGTCGACGTGCTCGGCAGCGAGACGGGCGAGGCCCAGACCGTGAACGGCGACCTCGAGTGGAGCGACAGCTACGAGGTCGAGAAATCGTTCGAGGAGGTCTCGGCGGACGACTACGACGCGCTGATCGTCCCCGGCGGGACCGTCGGTGCGGACACGCTCCGAACCGACGAGGACGGCGTGGAACTCCTGCAACAGCACGTGGAAGCCGGGAAGCCGACGGGCGTGATTTGCCACGGCCCGTGGACGCTGGTCGAAGCCGACGTCGTCGACGACAAGACGTTGACCTCCTACCACAGTCTGCAGACCGACATTCGCAACGCCGGCGGCGAGTGGGTCGACGAGGAGGTCGTCACCGACGACGGACTGGTGACGAGTCGGAATCCGGACGACCTCGAGGCGTTCTGCGGGACGATCGTCGACGAATTCGCGTCAGCACAGCACTGA
- a CDS encoding thiamine pyrophosphate-binding protein, whose amino-acid sequence MADSYTGADLFTDALESYGVDYVFGNPGTTELPIMDAIGRSDLEYRLGLHEDIAVGMAGGYAQRRRYHAHHDDSITPVGVANLHIAPGLAHGLGNLYAAKIAGAPLVVTAGNHSTDFRHEEPILSGDLVDMADQFCKWSDEVLDVSALPTMLRRAFRVAMTPPTGPVFLGLPLDVMLEETDAEPERLGPIPNAGSGDPAQLERAADLLADADDPVMVVGDHVARSGADAVAAAVELAEATGARVHGEILSCEVDFPTDHEQWVSYLPTSESLAAMLMDTDTILFAGCSTNTTLTRHEEALVDPDTTCIHLSDDAWQVGKNQPADAAVIGDPGLGMQDLTERVRGKLSDDVVADRLAEVAEVKETVESQMAGYGEADGDDPRSSKAELVDAMERVAGDAAIVDEGVTSKYAMLTRWDLGPEQYMSNKGGGLGYGLPAAVGAAVAEEQLEEPRDVVGFIGDGSYQYYPHSIYSAARYDLDLTVVISDNRNYRILKDNTLHLMGGEEDDYEFVGMDFEPAVDLVKNAESHGARAERIETPDGIEGALEDALTREGPDVLDVLVQD is encoded by the coding sequence ATGGCAGATAGCTATACGGGTGCGGATCTCTTCACCGACGCCCTCGAGTCGTACGGCGTCGACTACGTCTTCGGCAATCCGGGAACGACCGAACTGCCGATCATGGACGCGATCGGCCGGAGCGACCTCGAGTACCGACTCGGGCTCCACGAGGACATCGCAGTGGGAATGGCCGGTGGCTACGCTCAGCGCAGGCGGTATCACGCCCACCACGACGACTCGATCACCCCGGTCGGCGTGGCGAATCTCCACATCGCGCCGGGATTGGCCCACGGGCTCGGTAACCTCTACGCGGCCAAGATCGCCGGCGCGCCGCTGGTCGTGACGGCGGGGAATCACAGCACGGACTTCCGCCACGAGGAGCCGATTCTCTCGGGTGATCTGGTCGACATGGCCGATCAGTTCTGCAAGTGGTCCGACGAGGTACTGGACGTCTCGGCGCTGCCGACGATGCTCCGCCGGGCGTTCCGGGTCGCGATGACGCCCCCGACCGGCCCCGTCTTCCTCGGACTGCCCCTCGACGTGATGCTCGAGGAAACCGACGCCGAGCCCGAACGACTTGGTCCGATTCCGAACGCGGGCAGCGGCGATCCGGCACAACTCGAGCGCGCTGCCGACCTGCTGGCCGACGCAGACGATCCGGTGATGGTCGTCGGGGACCACGTCGCTCGCTCCGGTGCCGACGCCGTTGCCGCGGCGGTCGAACTCGCGGAGGCGACGGGTGCCCGCGTCCACGGGGAGATCCTCTCCTGCGAAGTGGACTTCCCCACAGACCACGAGCAGTGGGTCTCCTACCTGCCGACCAGCGAGAGTCTGGCCGCGATGTTGATGGACACCGATACGATACTCTTCGCCGGCTGTTCGACGAACACGACGCTGACCCGCCACGAGGAGGCGCTGGTCGATCCCGACACGACCTGCATCCACCTGAGCGACGACGCCTGGCAGGTCGGCAAGAATCAGCCCGCCGACGCGGCAGTGATCGGCGACCCGGGGCTCGGTATGCAGGATCTCACCGAGCGCGTTCGCGGGAAACTCTCCGATGACGTCGTGGCCGACCGGCTCGCGGAAGTCGCGGAGGTCAAGGAGACCGTCGAGTCCCAGATGGCCGGCTACGGCGAGGCCGACGGGGACGATCCGCGGTCGTCGAAGGCCGAACTGGTCGACGCGATGGAGCGCGTGGCCGGCGATGCGGCCATCGTCGACGAGGGTGTCACCTCGAAGTACGCCATGTTGACCCGGTGGGACCTCGGCCCCGAACAGTACATGTCGAACAAGGGCGGCGGCCTCGGGTACGGGCTGCCGGCCGCGGTCGGCGCGGCCGTCGCCGAAGAACAACTCGAGGAGCCCCGCGACGTGGTCGGCTTCATCGGCGACGGCTCCTACCAGTACTACCCGCACTCGATCTACAGCGCCGCCCGGTACGATCTGGACCTGACGGTCGTCATCTCGGACAACCGCAACTACCGGATCCTGAAGGACAATACGCTCCACCTCATGGGCGGGGAAGAAGACGACTACGAGTTCGTCGGGATGGACTTCGAGCCGGCGGTCGATCTCGTGAAAAACGCCGAGAGTCACGGCGCGCGCGCCGAACGTATCGAGACGCCGGACGGTATCGAGGGCGCACTCGAGGACGCGCTGACGCGCGAGGGACCGGACGTCCTGGACGTGCTGGTTCAGGACTGA
- a CDS encoding NADPH:quinone reductase yields MRAVRLHEHGDADVLQVDEIDRPEPAADELLIEVAAAGVNPVDTYFRDGSYTPVDVPFTPGVDFSGVVAEVGESVDGFEAGDRVYGTGIGGAAAQGAYAEFATVPTDRVVHLPDGADLTEAGGAGVAAVTAWRALIDHADLEPAECCLIHGGSGGVGHAAVQIAAAVSARVITTASEEYHDALADYGAETVLDYGRDDLADAVLEASGGGVDAVLDHRLDDYLQFDADVAAQGARVVGIGENSPDPGFTNDGAARSKDVSYQFMSMFNTPDLRVPLRGVAHLMNSESLSIDVARTYDLEEAADAQRAVMSDSFLGKLVIEP; encoded by the coding sequence ATGCGCGCTGTACGCCTCCACGAACACGGCGATGCGGACGTACTACAGGTAGACGAGATCGATCGACCGGAGCCGGCCGCGGACGAACTCTTGATCGAGGTGGCCGCCGCGGGCGTCAACCCCGTCGATACCTACTTCCGGGACGGCTCGTACACGCCGGTCGACGTGCCGTTTACGCCCGGCGTCGATTTCTCGGGCGTCGTCGCCGAGGTCGGTGAGTCCGTCGACGGCTTCGAGGCGGGCGACCGCGTCTACGGCACCGGAATCGGCGGGGCCGCCGCGCAGGGTGCCTACGCGGAGTTCGCGACGGTTCCCACCGACCGCGTCGTGCACCTCCCCGACGGCGCGGATCTGACCGAGGCCGGCGGCGCGGGCGTCGCCGCCGTCACCGCCTGGCGCGCCCTGATCGATCACGCCGACCTCGAGCCGGCCGAATGCTGCCTGATCCACGGCGGATCGGGCGGCGTCGGTCACGCGGCCGTCCAGATCGCGGCCGCCGTGAGTGCGCGGGTGATCACGACCGCCTCGGAGGAATATCATGACGCGCTCGCCGACTACGGAGCCGAGACGGTGCTGGACTACGGCCGCGACGATCTGGCCGACGCCGTGCTCGAGGCCTCCGGGGGCGGCGTCGACGCCGTGCTCGATCACCGCCTCGACGACTACCTGCAGTTCGACGCGGACGTGGCCGCACAGGGTGCTCGAGTCGTCGGCATCGGCGAGAACAGTCCCGATCCGGGCTTTACGAACGACGGTGCGGCCCGATCGAAGGACGTCTCCTACCAGTTCATGAGCATGTTCAACACGCCGGACCTGCGCGTGCCGCTGCGAGGCGTCGCTCACCTCATGAACAGCGAGTCCCTCTCGATCGACGTGGCGCGGACGTACGACCTCGAGGAGGCGGCCGACGCCCAGCGAGCCGTCATGTCGGACAGCTTCCTCGGGAAACTCGTCATCGAGCCGTAG
- a CDS encoding redox-regulated ATPase YchF, translating to MLSIALAGKPNAGKSTFYTAATMAEVDVANYPFTTIDANRGVSYVRTECPCLERDERCTADNCEDGKRYVPIELLDVAGLVPGAHEGKGLGNQFLDELTNADVIINVVDASGGTNEKGEPVDIGDHDPLEDIDFIEEEMDLWLAGIVENNWESVERKSRSPDFDIDDVLADMLSGFGASPKQIAIVLRDLEYPDDPIQWEDEHREALARDVRQRTKPIVVAANKIDIAPEENVERLLELDKPVIPTTAEGELALRRAAENGLIEYDPGDETIAIGDDVNDAQREALEGIADTMAEWGGTGVQAALDYAVYDLLDHLTAYPVEDAAKWSDGSGNVLPDAFLLPDGSTPVDLAYSVHSDIGDGYLHAVNAKSNREISEEYELEEGDVIKIVSTN from the coding sequence ATGCTTTCGATCGCGCTTGCCGGAAAGCCAAACGCCGGCAAGTCTACGTTCTATACCGCGGCGACGATGGCAGAGGTCGACGTCGCCAACTATCCGTTCACCACGATCGACGCCAACCGCGGGGTGAGCTACGTCCGGACCGAGTGTCCCTGCCTCGAGCGCGACGAGCGCTGTACCGCCGATAACTGCGAGGACGGCAAGCGCTACGTCCCGATCGAACTCCTGGACGTGGCGGGGCTCGTCCCGGGCGCTCACGAGGGAAAGGGGCTGGGCAACCAGTTCCTCGACGAGCTCACGAACGCGGACGTGATCATCAACGTCGTCGACGCCTCCGGCGGGACCAACGAGAAGGGCGAACCCGTCGACATCGGCGACCACGATCCGCTCGAGGACATCGACTTCATCGAGGAGGAGATGGATCTCTGGCTGGCTGGCATCGTCGAGAACAACTGGGAGTCCGTCGAGCGCAAGTCCCGCTCGCCTGACTTCGATATCGACGACGTGCTGGCGGACATGCTCTCTGGCTTCGGCGCGTCGCCAAAGCAGATCGCCATCGTCCTCCGCGACCTCGAGTATCCCGACGACCCGATTCAGTGGGAGGACGAGCACCGCGAGGCGCTCGCCCGTGACGTCCGCCAGCGGACCAAACCGATCGTGGTCGCGGCGAACAAGATCGACATCGCGCCCGAGGAGAACGTCGAACGCCTGCTCGAGTTGGATAAACCGGTAATTCCCACGACAGCGGAGGGCGAACTCGCGCTCCGCCGGGCCGCAGAAAACGGGCTGATCGAGTACGATCCCGGCGACGAGACGATCGCGATCGGTGACGACGTCAACGACGCCCAGCGCGAGGCGCTCGAGGGGATCGCGGACACCATGGCCGAGTGGGGCGGCACCGGCGTTCAGGCGGCGCTCGATTACGCGGTCTACGATCTGCTCGACCACCTCACCGCCTACCCGGTCGAAGACGCCGCGAAGTGGTCCGACGGCAGCGGCAACGTCCTGCCGGACGCGTTCCTCTTACCCGACGGATCGACACCGGTCGATCTCGCCTACAGCGTTCACTCCGACATCGGCGACGGCTACCTGCACGCGGTGAACGCGAAGTCGAATCGCGAGATCAGCGAGGAGTACGAACTCGAGGAGGGCGACGTGATCAAGATCGTGAGCACTAACTGA
- a CDS encoding FAD-binding oxidoreductase, whose amino-acid sequence MTYDCSFLEALDLADDQISFADGRRESHAADFGTEQNDGDGVLPDAVVWPECTDDVSAVLAAATDRGVPVTPYAAGTGLEGNAVPAHGGISLDLTRMDAVADYRPDDFQIDVGTGVIGSDVDEYVAGDGLFFPPLPSSGDISTIGGMIATDASGMQTVRYGEVADWVLGLEAVLADGTVVRTGSRAIKTSSGYNLTDLLVGSEGTLAVVTEATLELAGRPEQIRGGRAIFETLDDATEAVFDAVRTDVGVARIELVDGLSATMANEYLGSDLPDAPMVFLEFHANHGVEEEIDLCRTIFEDHDVARFEMSDDDDEMDALWRARRELAYAVRSYDPALEPLHPGDVTVPISSYPTVVREAKRLADEYDLLVPCFGHAGDGNLHYSVLVDPDDPDQVEHGEECYREIVELAIELGGTATGEHGIGQGKREYLEPEHGAGAVEAMRTIKRALDPTDTLNPGKIFPETAAGERINGRDR is encoded by the coding sequence ATGACATATGACTGTTCGTTCCTCGAGGCGCTCGACCTCGCGGACGATCAGATATCCTTCGCGGACGGCCGACGCGAATCGCACGCTGCGGACTTCGGGACGGAGCAAAACGACGGTGACGGCGTGCTCCCGGACGCCGTCGTCTGGCCCGAGTGCACGGACGACGTCTCGGCCGTGCTCGCCGCTGCGACCGACCGCGGCGTCCCCGTGACCCCCTACGCTGCTGGGACGGGACTCGAGGGCAACGCCGTCCCGGCTCACGGCGGCATCAGCCTCGACCTCACGCGGATGGACGCGGTCGCCGACTACCGGCCCGACGACTTCCAGATCGACGTCGGGACGGGGGTCATCGGCTCCGACGTCGACGAGTACGTCGCCGGTGACGGCCTGTTCTTCCCGCCGTTACCCTCCTCCGGCGACATCTCGACGATCGGCGGGATGATCGCGACCGACGCCAGCGGCATGCAGACCGTCCGGTACGGCGAGGTCGCCGATTGGGTACTCGGCCTCGAGGCCGTTCTCGCCGACGGCACCGTCGTCCGGACGGGCTCGCGAGCCATCAAGACCTCGAGCGGCTACAACCTGACAGACTTGCTCGTCGGCAGCGAAGGGACGCTGGCCGTCGTCACCGAAGCGACCCTCGAGCTCGCGGGCCGCCCCGAACAGATCCGCGGCGGCCGGGCGATCTTCGAGACGCTCGACGACGCGACCGAAGCGGTCTTCGACGCGGTCCGGACGGACGTCGGCGTCGCCCGGATCGAACTCGTCGACGGGCTGAGCGCGACGATGGCCAACGAGTATCTCGGGAGCGATCTCCCGGACGCGCCGATGGTCTTCCTCGAGTTTCACGCCAATCACGGCGTCGAGGAAGAGATCGACCTCTGCCGGACGATCTTCGAAGACCACGACGTCGCCCGCTTCGAGATGAGCGACGACGATGACGAGATGGACGCCCTCTGGCGGGCGCGTAGGGAACTGGCCTACGCCGTCAGGAGTTACGATCCCGCCCTCGAGCCGCTCCACCCCGGCGACGTGACGGTACCGATCAGTTCCTATCCGACGGTGGTCCGGGAGGCGAAACGACTGGCTGACGAGTACGACCTCCTGGTTCCCTGTTTCGGCCACGCGGGCGATGGCAACCTCCACTACAGCGTTCTCGTCGACCCCGACGATCCCGATCAGGTCGAACACGGCGAGGAGTGTTATCGAGAGATCGTAGAACTCGCGATCGAACTGGGCGGAACCGCGACGGGAGAGCACGGTATCGGACAGGGAAAACGAGAATACCTCGAGCCCGAACACGGGGCCGGCGCGGTCGAGGCAATGCGAACGATCAAGCGAGCGCTCGATCCGACCGACACACTCAATCCGGGGAAGATATTCCCCGAAACGGCCGCCGGCGAACGGATCAACGGCCGGGACCGCTAG
- a CDS encoding TIGR04024 family LLM class F420-dependent oxidoreductase, with product MNAELDLLVRLGDYDRPQGVAERAVQAEELGFDRITVGETTGWNIVPPLTLAAERTEELGISNDVISPYGRTPSMLAQTALTMQDVADGRFRFGIGPSSPAITERWHGQEFDRPLRRTREVIDVMRNVYEEGNPAYDGDIFDIPGLGYERGPHENPPPIDVGTLGPKATEMAGRFGDGWAPQLFTKDGLRDRLEDLERGAELGGKGLSDLRVAPIVRGIAMADREAAREKARSTVAFLLGAYGPYYGNSVAEQGYSDVVEEIRAAWEERDTDAMAQALPEDVLDELAPAGTPEEVREWVEAYSEIDGVDAVRLGFVNGMSEDDKRTTMEAVADLV from the coding sequence GTGAACGCTGAACTGGACTTGCTAGTGCGACTCGGCGACTACGATCGGCCCCAGGGCGTCGCCGAGCGGGCCGTTCAGGCCGAGGAACTGGGCTTCGACCGGATCACGGTCGGCGAGACGACCGGCTGGAACATCGTGCCGCCGCTGACGCTGGCAGCCGAGCGGACCGAGGAGCTCGGCATCTCCAACGACGTGATCTCGCCGTACGGGCGAACGCCGTCGATGCTCGCCCAGACGGCGCTCACGATGCAAGACGTGGCGGACGGCCGGTTCCGATTCGGAATCGGCCCGAGTTCGCCCGCGATCACCGAGCGCTGGCACGGTCAGGAGTTTGACCGACCGCTGCGCCGAACCCGCGAAGTGATCGACGTGATGCGAAACGTCTACGAGGAGGGCAACCCCGCCTACGACGGCGACATATTCGACATTCCCGGATTGGGATACGAGCGCGGCCCCCACGAGAACCCGCCGCCGATCGACGTGGGAACCCTCGGCCCCAAGGCCACCGAGATGGCCGGTCGCTTCGGCGACGGATGGGCCCCCCAGCTATTCACGAAAGACGGACTTCGCGACCGCCTCGAAGATCTGGAACGCGGTGCCGAGTTAGGGGGCAAGGGACTCTCGGACCTGCGGGTGGCTCCGATCGTCCGCGGGATCGCGATGGCAGATCGCGAGGCCGCACGTGAGAAGGCCCGCAGCACCGTCGCCTTCCTGCTCGGGGCGTATGGCCCCTACTACGGGAACTCGGTCGCCGAGCAGGGCTATTCCGACGTCGTCGAGGAGATCCGGGCCGCCTGGGAGGAGAGAGATACCGACGCGATGGCTCAGGCGCTACCCGAAGACGTACTCGACGAGTTGGCTCCCGCGGGTACACCCGAGGAAGTCCGCGAGTGGGTCGAGGCATACAGCGAGATCGACGGCGTCGATGCCGTTCGGCTCGGGTTCGTCAACGGAATGTCCGAGGACGACAAGCGGACGACGATGGAAGCGGTCGCCGACCTCGTCTAG